A single window of Neurospora crassa OR74A linkage group VII, whole genome shotgun sequence DNA harbors:
- a CDS encoding phosphoketolase gives MSDSNELEVESISPFGPARSTIKGEPLTKEEIDKFNDFFKASLYLSLGMIYLRDNPLLKEPLDTKHLKARLLGHFGSAPGQIFTWMHFNRLIKKYDLDSIFISGPGHGAPAVLSQAYLEGTYSEVYPEISEDEEGMQKFFKHFSFPGGIGSHATPETPGSIHEGGELGYSISHAFGAVFDHPNLIALTMVGDGEAETGPLATSWHSTKFLNPITDGAVLPVLHLNGYKINNPTILARISHKELENLFRGYGYEPYFVEGDDVDTMHQAMAATLEHCVLEIRKFQQKARESGKAFRPRWPVIILRSPKGWTGPRKIDDKFLEGFWRAHQVPITDVHEKPEHLKILEQWMKSYEPDRIFRDGRISEDLKDLCPTGTRRMSANPVANGGIIRKTLRMPDFRNYALKVDKPASIMAASMTNMSMFLRDVIAGNPTTFRLFGPDETESNKLGKVYEAGKKVWLGEYFEEDKDGGNLAPEGRVMEMLSEHTCEGWLEGYILTGRHGLLNSYEPFIHVIDSMVNQHCKWLEKCLEVEWRHKVASLNILLTAVVWRQDHNGFTHQDPGFLDVVANKSPEIVRIYLPPDGNCLLSVTDHCLRSSNYVNVIVADKQEHLQYLSMDDATIHCTKGIGIWPQFSSDRGEEPDLVMASCGDISTHESLAAIDLLLQHFPELKIRCVNCVDLFKLISHDEHPHGLTDAEWISLFTDNRPIIFNFHSYPWLVHRLTYKRPGSHNVHVRGYREKGNIDTPLELAIRNGTDRFSLAMAAIDHMTGILGNRGAAAREQLRNEQLKAKAMAFEVGMDPPFLKNWTWPHTGLWSKGEARVASEQHLH, from the exons ATGAGTGATTCGAATGAGCTCGAGGTCGAGAGCATCAGCCCCTTCGGACCAGCTCGCTCGACAATCAAGGGAGAACCCCTGACCAAGGAAGAGATTGACAAGTTCAATGACTTCTTCAAAGCCAGCTTATACCTCAGCTTGGGCATGATCTATCTTCGCGACAACCCGCTTCTCAAGGAGCCTCTCGACACAAAGCATCTCAAAGCCCGCCTGCTCGGCCACTTCGGCTCCGCACCCGGCCAAATCTTCACATGGATGCATTTCAACCGTTTGATCAAGAAGTATGATCTCGATTCCATCTTCATATCCGGCCCCGGCCACGGTGCCCCCGCCGTTCTGTCGCAGGCATACCTGGAAGGTACATACTCCGAGGTATATCCAGAAATAtcggaggacgaggagggcatGCAGAAGTTTTTCAAGCACTTCTCCTTCCCCGGCGGAATCGGCTCGCACGCCACCCCTGAAACACCAGGCAGTATCCACGAGGGTGGTGAGCTAGGTTACTCCATCTCCCATGCTTTTGGCGCAGTCTTCGACCACCCCAATCTGATCGCCCTGACAATGGTGGGTGATGGCGAGGCCGAGACCGGTCCCTTGGCGACTTCATGGCACAGCACAAAGTTCCTCAATCCCATTACCGACGGTGCCGTCCTCCCCGTCTTGCACCTCAACGGTTACAAGATCAACAATCCTACGATTCTCGCCCGTATTAGCCACAAGGAGCTAGAGAATCTGTTTCGCGGCTATGGCTACGAACCATACTTTGTTGAGGGCGACGATGTTGACACCATGCACCAGGCTATGGCCGCAACACTGGAGCATTGTGTCCTGGAGATTAGGAAGTTCCAGCAAAAAGCAAGGGAGTCTGGCAAGGCCTTCAGGCCTAGGTGGCCCGTCATCATCCTTCGCAGTCCCAAGGGCTGGACCGGTCCCCGCAAGATCGACGACAAGTTTCTCGAAGGGTTTTGGCGTGCCCATCAGGTGCCCATCACGGATGTGCACGAGAAGCCCGAGCATCTCAAGATCCTTGAGCAGTGGATGAAGAGCTACGAGCCAGATCGTATCTTTAGAGATGGAAGGATCAGCGAAGATCTCAAGGATCTCTGCCCGACTGGAACACGCCGGATGAGTGCCAACCCCGTCGCGAACGGTGGCATCATTAGGAAGACCCTGAGGATGCCCGACTTCCGCAATTATGCCCTCAAGGTCGACAAGCCGGCGTCGATTATGGCCGCCAGTATGACCAATATGTCCATGTTCCTCCGAGATGTCATTGCCGGGAACCCTACCACCTTCCGACTTTTTGGTCCCGACGAGACTGAATCCAACAAGCTCGGGAAGGTTTACGAAGCTGGAAAGAAGGTCTGGCTGGGCGAGTACTTTGAAGAGGATAAGGACGGCGGTAATCTGGCCCCCGAGGGTCGCGTGATGGAGATGCTCTCAGAACACACATGTGAGGGTTGGCTGGAAGGCTACATCCTCACCGGTCGTCACGGTCTCCTGAACAGTTACGAGCCGTTCATCCATGTCATTGACTCTATGGTCAATCAG CACTGCAAATGGCTCGAAAAATGCTTGGAAGTGGAGTGGCGCCACAAGGTCGCCTCtctcaacatcctcctcaccgCCGTCGTCTGGCGTCAAGATCACAACGGCTTTACCCATCAAGACCCCGGCTTTCTCGACGTTGTGGCCAATAAGAGCCCCGAGATAGTCCGTATCTACCTCCCGCCCGACGGTAACTGCCTCCTCTCTGTCACGGACCACTGCCTGCGCTCATCCAACTACGTCAACGTCATTGTGGCCGACAAGCAAGAACACCTGCAGTACCTATCCATGGACGACGCTACCATTCACTGTACCAAGGGCATCGGCATCTGGCCACAATTCAGCAGCGACCGCGGCGAAGAGCCGGATCTGGTCATGGCCTCGTGCGGCGACATCTCCACGCACGAGTCCCTGGCCGCCATTGATCTGCTCCTCCAACACTTTCCTGAGCTCAAAATCCGCTGCGTCAACTGCGTCGACCTCTTCAAGCTGATCTCGCACGACGAGCACCCGCATGGCCTGACGGACGCCGAGTGGATTTCCTTGTTCACCGACAACAGGCCCATCatcttcaacttccactCCTACCCCTGGCTTGTCCACCGTCTGACATACAAGCGACCTGGTTCGCACAACGTGCACGTGCGCGGATACCGCGAGAAGGGTAACATTGATACTCCCCTGGAGCTGGCCATACGTAACGGCACAGATCGATTCAGTCTCGCAATGGCGGCTATCGATCACATGACGGGTATTCTGGGCAATCGTGGAGCGGCAGCCAGGGAGCAGCTAAGGAATGAGCAGCTCAAAGCAAAGGCGATGGCATTTGAGGTGGGCATGGATCCGCCGTTTTTGAAGAATTGGACATGGCCGCATACCGGGTTGTGGAGTAAGGGGGAAGCGAGGGTGGCCAGTGAGCAGCATCTTCACTGA